gaatggagggacgaatggagacgtgtcatcttcagcgatgagagtcgcttctgccttggtgccaatgatggtcgtatgcgtgtttggcgccgtgcaggtgagcgccacaatcaggactgcatacgaccgaggcacacagggccaacacccggcatcatggtgtggggagcgatctcctacactggccgtacaccactggtgatcgtcgaggggacactgaatagtgcacggtgcatccaaaccgtcgtcgaacccatcgttctaccattcctagaccggcaagggaacttgctgttccaacaggacaatgcacgtccgcatgtatcccgtgccacccaacgtgctctagaaggtgtaagtcaactaccctggccagcaagatctccggatctgtcccccattgagcatgtttgggactggatgaagcgtcgtctcacgcggtctgcacgtccagcaccaacgctggtccaactgaggcgccaggtggaaatggcatggcaagccgttccacaggactacatccagcatctctacaatcgtctccatgggagaatagtagcctgcattgctgcgaaaggtggatatacactgtactagtgccgacattgtgcatgctctgtttcctgtgtctatgtgcctgtggttctgtcagtgtgatcatgtgatgtatctgaccccaggaatgtgtcaataaagtttccccttcctgggacaatgaattcacggtgttcttatttcaatttccaggagtgtatcttttccCTATTGTTGAGATTTGGTTGGTTGGTGGTTGGTTGTTTGTTGACTGATTTGATGGAGAggaccaaatagtgaggtcatcggtcccttgttgaGATATCTGATGTTAATTGTACGAACATCTAATTCCATTACTGAATAAATGAGACCCATTTTAATCAAATTATCTGAGTATCAAAATACTAAATGTCCTCAAAGCTTGAAAATAAACTATCAATAAATATTTAATGACAGATTCCCTTTTATGGAGCTTATGCAGATTAAGTTAGTAAATTTATTAATGAATTATTTAATACATTTGTCTGACAGTTATTTTTAGAGATAACGCCAGATTTCTAGATGGTatacagacgagctgcacaacacaTCACTGTGTGATATTCATTGCACAGACAACTTTTATTAACATCAAGAAACAACAACATACACCCCACGACATGAGGGTTCTAATGATGACATACAAGATAGTTTAATAAGGCTGGCAAATTTCCATTAAAGATTGAAAtatttttgttgcgccttcatggttggtaagctttaGCATTCCAAGGAAATCACTAAGAATTTCAACAGCATACAGTTCATTGATAGCCATCTGAATCGGTCAGAGTGTCAACtgcaactgaaaatgaaaatgGAGAACACTGACTTTAGTGcggttattaaacattttcatttgaaggaccGGAATGCCGCATAAATCAAAACAGATCTGGATGAATTTCACAtggactctgcaccatcactgaagaccatttacttttggattaataaaTTTAAATCTGGTCGAACAAGTACCGAAGGTGAAGCGCACTCTGGCTGTCCAACTGAGGTCACCACTAAAGCAAAAACACTGACGAAATTCATGATATGTTAATATATAACTACTAAATAAAAATTTGAGAGACTGTAGGCACCGTAACAGAATGAGTGCATAAcatcctgcacggagaattggGAATGAACAAactgtgtgcgaggtgggtgctGTGACTGCTCATACTTTATCAAAAGTGCTTCTGACAACATTTCAACGCAACGGCAGGCGATGTTTAATTGCAATCTGCAAGACTTTTTGCATCAATTTGTGACACTTTATGAAACCTGGAGCCATCAGTAATGAGTCAAAAcgtcagtcaaaacaatggacaacagTGGTGAAAGTGCACAAAGAATGCAAAAACCCATTTGTCAACTATTTTTTGGAATTCCTAAGTAACAATAGTCAGAGATGCCTCatggattacttggaaaaaggcagagccATAACTGGACCCCTTATGCTTCACTGTTGGATCATTTTGCAACTtgcattggctgaaaaaagaccaaggttggcatgCACAAATAtgttctttcaccaggataatgcaccatcccacacatcagtgataacaatggtgaaagtGCTTGAATTGGGTTCCGAGTTGGTTTCTCATCCACCCTATGCATCAGACTTAACCCCATTTACCAGACTTAGCACAAAGTTCTTGTTTGctaacttgaagctttggcttgctgggaagaaattttcagcaAATGACACAACCTATTTTGCCAATGGGATAGAAAAGCTGGAAGATCACTGAACCAAGTATATCCCCTCAAAGGAGACCGTGTTGAGCAGTAAGGTGATTTGTTTATGAAACAagaatttttttcttgcttttttacccaAGTTAGCAAACCGCCATTGCATGaacaaacttaaatttttaatcacCAAAATTCCAAGTCAGAAAACAAAGAAGAATATACAGTGCAATTAGTCATGTACTGGCAGAAACCAAACCAACAAAATGTAAGTGTGAAGCATTTCCAGGCCTGAAAGAAGTCTTAGAAATGTCTGCAAGGCAAATTAAGAGGAAAAACTGGATGATGATGCAACAAAGAAACAAAGACAGGAAACTCAGAATATGAACAGAGCTTTAAAAAACCAAACTACTaatttgtcaaaaataaaaggTAGGTAGACTGTTGCATTGTAGAATGCTCAAATAATATTACTCATATGTTCAGCAATTTTTGTCTATTCCAAGCACATTAAAACACCCCCAAGTGGATCTCTGTTGAGAAAAAACTATTTCTAATGTTTTATGAATCCCTAgcagcatttattttattttttacgaaAACTAGGTACCGTATGAACAGTGTCGTCTTTGATTAGGCAATGAAATGTTGTTAAGAAATTTCTGCCAAGCTTGAACAAAACTCTCTTCAATCAACTGAGCAAGTAATTTGTGACACAAACATGTTTAGGAAGAGCATGTGTAATACTTTTGCTGAGAAGTCAATCATCCAGCATCTGGAACATTCTGAAGACCATGAGATAGTAAAACATTTAGAGGACATAGGTGatagaagaaggaaaaaacattCTGTAATTGTGAACTTATGTTTATGATTAGAGGCATTGACAGTAATTAGAAACTGCCCACTTCACACTTTGTCAAATTcaggagtaaaatgaaattttttggaaCACTCTTTTTATGTGAACTAATTATTTACAGGTGTGTATTTCAATTTAAATGGACAGAGAGTGTTAGCTGTTTACGATTTCACATATTTGTTCAAAAACATGTACCAAAATGTGTTTGGTACTTGCTTCTCTTCCAGCAAGGCCTTAATTAATTTGAAGACACAAGGAAGGCAGACAACATTATCAGGAACAATAGAAAGATGCAGAATGTAGGTAATACTAACTAACAGTGATTTGTAACcacattcatttcaaaaaaatgaaTATGAAAATTGTAGTTCACTTCCTTAGCTACTCTGTTACTGCAGTTATTAGAATGtatataagaatgaaaaaactgcagcATGATACAGCAAAACCACAGTTTTAAATACTTTATCTACAACTCACATTCTGAATAGTAGAGGAAACTTTAGAAATGGTAAAATAAGTTTTATGATGCTACAATATATAATAAAAAGACAGGCAAAATAACAACTCCGTGTATTATTGGACTGAAACTGTTAATGCTACTGATCAGTATTAAGTTGAGGAAGAAACTGTTAGAACTAAATTTTTACTGAGCAGCAAGTTCAATCAAAAAACAGTGGGGGCTTGTTCCAAATATATACTATTAACTCCCTTGAAATTGTGAACAAAAAAAAGACAGTTATCAGATGTTCTTTCTAGACAATTGTTAGTTGAAAAAGAAAGATGAGGCATGGCTGTTTGAGGAGCCTGAAAATGTGGAAATTACAAATGCTGTGATTTAGAGCATCTTTCTTCACCTCAGAAAGACACTTCTATTAAGTAGTGTACAGTAGCATAGCTCATTATTGGATCCAGAATTTTCATTGCTTCATCTAATGAAGAGCTCCAAGACAAGAGAATTATTTCTCCATTACATGGTAAATGGTACTGCGTATCATTTTGCAGGCACAAGTTGTATGTTGTACAGTTACCATATTTACAGGAGTATAAGGCAACACTGAATGTAAGACGAACCCCAATGTGGCTTCTTCAGGAAAagttattttttaacataatctgacTATTCAAAATTACAAACTTTTCGTGGTGTAAGGAATCTGCCTGAACAGTTAACATTATACCTATTCTAAACTTATGCCATTTCCTGATTGTCTGCATTTTGATAACACAAGGAGAAATTCCTTTTCTGTTTACTTTGCCTGTCATCTGTGGTATCACTGTTTTTAATCATCACTGTCACTGCCGTAATAGGACAGCTGTGAAACTTACATCTTCGTTGTCACAAATGTTTGGCTGTTTTGTTCTGAATATATTGAGATTTCTGAGGTGGGGGTGATGGTGAGACCTGAGAATACAGCTTCTTTGCCACAATACATACTGGATTTCACTTCTATACTGACGTGAGAAGGTTAGAATGTCTCTTGCTTCCAAATATATCATTTGCCAGCCACTttctcattggctgtgtagaaaCAGCAGCTGACACACCCTCTATCATTTCCGGAATATCTCACGGTGAAACTGAGACAGCAATATCTTTTAGGGTACAGGTCATATGTAAAAAGACAATTAATACATAAGTAGAAGCTCACAATCATGATTCAGTCCAACACTCAAACTTTTTGCCGTCACACAATCTAGTGACGCCATTGTTACGATATTTCATTTGTTAGACATTTAATTCCAGAgtaattttcttttccgtttcaTCTGTATATCACCATCTCGTTCTAAAACGAATTTAATGCTGGTAACAATTTTCCCTAGTATTTTAATAAATCAACATCAAATTTCTCATTTGTAACCCACTTGGGGAATGATTACAGtttctcataaccaaataaaatcTTGACTTGGGTTCAGAATCAAGTAACAGTTTTTAAAGTACAGGTTTTTTGCATTCTagtgttacctttacttaaaaagcaaCATAAATGTGTGTACacggtatcaaaaaaaaaaaaaaaaaaaaaaaaaaaaaaaaaaaaaaaaaaaaaaaaaaaaaaaaaaaatcgcaaatttTGAAGCAGAGCATTAGAATGTTGTAATGGTTAGTTCATAGTTTCTCGCGTATCCCTTGCACTAGCAAGGCGAGTCAAATGTCACCTGTTTATTCAAGCAAGGTCGTTAAAATATCAAGCTCTTCAGTGTATCGGGAAATCTCAAGCCTGTTCGAATGCAAGTATTGTTTGCAAAGCCCTACCCTTCGGAATCCTTCGAACTACATTTGTATGAAACCTCAACGTACAAAGCTTCACCTGTAAACGTAAGGCGACCTCTATATTaatctattaaacaatgtaaaaaagtTTACCTCAATAGCAATAGTTTATAATCTGAATATAAGATGACcctgtatttttcaaatgatgaattTGGAAAAAACTTCAGCTTTTAGTCAAGCGGCAGCATGAGAACACACATTAAAAGAGGATTTTACATCTGCaatcttttggagccagtggctcccccttccagcagaagggctgaaggggaggGAAAAGAGGTGAAGGAAAACAATGGGAGATGTTTACGAAAAGGTTtagagttcagaaaagttaccCAGAGCCCCGCATCTGGAGAGACTTGCtggacagaatgagaaggaaagactggacTAATTATCAGGTACCAACATCAAACAacgtaaaatccaggatggaatgtaacagtgtagtttcagctctctgagactgcagctGAGTCtgcaagttgtgcttgtgtgtgtgtgtgtgtgtgtgtgtgtgtgtgtgtgtgtgttgctggcaaaggccttaatggccgaaagctatgattgtgtgaatctttttattgtgcctatcgcggctcagcatctccgctatcaGGTAAATATGGTATTttataagaaaaatgtaaagttgAGGGTTCTTAACAGCtttaaatattttaacagtttCACTGGTGGATGACGAGTGTGGAGAACAACTCTTCTTGCTTAATGTGAACTGTATAATAATtgcaagaaaatattcaaatacaagTCCAGTTCAGACACAAAGTACTCAAAAATACACTGTAGAGCCAaaaaaactgctacacctgcctaatattgtgtagagcccCTGCatgcatgcagaagtgccacaatacaatgtggcatggactctactaatttctgaagtagtgccggagggaacagacgccatgaatcctgcaggactgttcttaaatccataagagtacaagagggtggagaactcttctgaacagcacgttgcaaggcatcccagatatgctcaataatgttcaagcctggggagtttggtagacagcagaagtgtttaaactcagagaggtgtttctggagccactctgtagcaattctggacgtgcatggcgtcgcactgtcctgctggaactgcccatatctgtcggaatgtacaatagatatgaatggatgcaggtgatcagacaggatgcttatgtatgtgtcacctgtcagaatcatagctagatgtaccaggggtccatgtcactccaacttcacacaccccataccattacagagcctctaccagctttaacagccccctgctgacatgcagggttcatggattcatgaggttgtctccatacccgtacacgtccgtctgctGGATAGAATTTGAAACAGGACTTGtctgaccatgcaacatgtttcctatTATCAACAGTCTAAAtttggtgttgacgggaccagacgAAACACAATGctttgtgttgtgttgtcatcaagggtacacacgtgtgccttcggcttcaaaagcccatattgatgatgaatcattgaacggttcacacgctgacacttgctgatggcccagcattgaaacctgcagcagtttgcgtaAGAGCTGCACGTCTGTCACaccaaacgattctcttcagtcttctttggtcctattcttgcagaatctctttccagctgcagcaatgtcagagatttgatgtttcactggattcctgatatacactcatgaaaggtcgtatgggaaaatccctacttgATCGCTACCTTGCAGATACTGTGTCAACTCGCTTGTGTGCTGACTGtaaaaccacattcaaactcacttaaaatcttgataacctgccattgtagcagcagtaactgatctaacaactgcccctaGAATCTTGTTTTATGTAGGCGTTGCAGACCTCagtgccgtattcttcctgtttacatatctctgtatttgaatatgcatgcctacaccagtttctttggtgcttcagtgtgtgtaGTTCATTTGTATTGAACTTATGTGCCAAATAAAATATCTTTCTTACATTCCATTAATATATTTCGTTGTCTTTCCTTCATCACTCTTCCCATTTTAACTGAAAGAAATTAGTATGTTAAATCTGAGAAAAATAATATTGTTTGTCACGAATGCAGAAGTCTTGACATCATATTGAAGAGGCTCTCAAGTTTTTTAGTTACCAGCATACACACTGAAGAACAAATTTTAGTTGGATTCAAAATGTGATTGTGGCTAAGGAGGCCTACACAAATGCTTTCAAAGGGAGCAAGTATTCTTCTCAGGCTTGTTCACTGTCTCAGATGAAATGAAACATACGCTGTTGTTATTCCCCTCATCCCCAAATATACTATTTGCATTATGAAAGGCCATGTCCATAGTGTCCCAACATGATGCCCATTGCTACCAGAGATTTATTTATTAAAGGAGCTAGACTAAAATTATTTACTTGATCAGTGGTTGCAATGAGCCTTCTGCATCTGTTACAGGTTAGACAAGTTTTGGATGTGACGAAGTGAAGTCTCtgtgttttgttacgttaattTTGAGATCAGGCAGGAgcattcaaatgcagaaaatgTGCAGTAAAGAAGAAGAGTAATGGGGGCCCGTCTTGGAGCACACCAAGAGTCTAACACGGAAGTTCACAGGGCAAGTGTATCTAGTAGAGTAAATACTGTTGCTAATGACTCATAAGCAGGAATCAGAGAGTCTATGATCTTACTGACAGGTGATTAACAACCATAAAAGAGCTAAGTGGGAAAATAGAAGAGCTATTAATCATTGTCACCTTTAGTAAAATTTTCTAAAGGACTTCCAACTTGAAGACAATCCTCTTCTTGCAGTTAACTAGTGTTTTCTTTGAGTTGTGTAGATGCAGTGTGTGTTTAATACACGTCAGTAAATTAATTTATTAGATTCAAGGAAGATGAGAATAATATGGAAGTTTTTTACTGTTATGCCTGCAACCAAGCCTAAAATGAATATGAAGAAAGGTTAATAAACAATTTGCCCCATAATTATCTTGAACAAGCAACAGAACATCGAGTAAGCACATGGCATGGAGGTCGATAATGAAAATGCTAACTATGCAATCGCATAAATCCAGGGCTTATCACAAAGCTTTTATGTCTACTTCAAAACACACTGCAATCAAATACTAACACACAAGAAATGGTTAGAAGCACTATGTTTCTTTTAGGTATCATCATTTATTTATCCCAAATATAATTATAAGAAGTATCCCAAGAGTGGAAAAAAATTAGAATCACAGGAGATAATGTATATCCATTGACTGAAAAATTGCAGAAAGAAATTGTTACCAATTATAGGGTAGAGTCAGCTGTCAGACAAACCTGCTTGGCATACAGTACTACAGCCTACGACTGCTGATTGACAAGAAACCTCTCCCACATGCAACACTTTAGTAAAGAAAATGACAGCACGGTGAATTCCACAACATGCCTACGTTAACAATCATCATAGTACTGCTTGTGACATCTGCTGTGTGACAAAATTATTTACACAGCTCTGTTACGACGTAAGAACTGGCAATTTTTAATTACAAGGTCAGGATTACAACCTTATGGAAATTCAAAAAGAAGTAACTTCAACAACAGTTCTTCTGTTTGTTGACTTTAAATTCCAAAAAAACATGCTATGCAGGGAATGAATTCTTCTCCAACATTTCAATTCAACAACCATCTAACAGAACAAAACTTACAGGGAAAAAGTCTGTGCTACAATGTCTACAGTAGTTAAGAGATCTTTGTACTAATACATCTTTGAACCAATTGTTGAGAGCATTCAGACACCAGACTATGCTTGGACATATGTACATAAAGATATGCAGCAACAACGGCAAACATTGCACTAGAAATGTTACTCAGACATAGAGACTGCTCCTAACTAactgtttttatttctgtattaaaCTGATAGAAGTACTGGGACAAAGCAGAAAGATCTGGAACATTTACTTTTTGCGAGTACTCTCAAAGAATTTCGTAACTACTGCTAACTacataccaaaagtataaaaccaaAACAATATATATTTACAGTATTACCAAAAATTCTGATCATCATAAGCTCTTGTTTCTACCACTGGCCTTGGAAAGTCCATTATTATTTTCAGGTCACTGCCTCATGCCTTGTTAGGGTTGTGTTGAACGGCCTTAAACATACGAAGACTGCTAGCCGAAATGTGTTTCGAACTGTATTAACTGAAATGTGCTATTCACATAATTTTATACAGTGTATCatttatatatgacggtagtatctgttcccgaaagaacagttaccgtggatgaccatgcagctttgctagaaatgaaatgataattaaatggacaccctagctgcaaacaggcgttgatgtacttcattggggacatgttgaaaatgtgtgccccgaccgggactcgaacccgggatctcctgcttacatggcagacactacccatctgagccatcgcgggcacagaggatagtgcgtctgtgGGGACTTCTCCCGTGCAcgttccccgtgagatccacattcccaacatgtccacaccactatattcgtagtgcacctaatagatgtttgcccatcatactcattactcgtggcagaaaaatctaccaagtcccgtacgagttcgggcatagtaccaaatgaagtacatcaacgcctgtttgcagctagggtgtccatttaattatcatttcatttctagcaaagctgcatggtcatccacggtaactgttctttcgggaacagatactaccgtcatatatagttaaaatatggcttcccggccaccGACTTTcctgtgcgaacgcacacgctacgcccgaactcgtacgggacttggtagattaatctgccacgagtaatgagtatgatgggcaaacatctattaggcacactacgaatgtagtggtgtggacatgttgggaatgtggatctcacggggaacgtgcacgggataagtccctgcagacgcactatcctctgtgcccacgatggctcagatggatagagcgtctgccatgtaagcaggagatcccgggttcgagtcccggtcggggcacacattttcaacatgtccccaatgaagtacatcaatgcctgtttgcagctagggtgtccatttaattatcatttcatacagtgtatcatgtttcaaaattaaaagtgaCTGCACTATCGTCAGTCTTTGATACATGATACTGTGCTAAAGTTATGAAGTACTAGTTTGTACTGTAAAGTAAGGAAACTACCGCTGCATACTCTGCCGATCAGCAAAAGGTGCATTCAAACATATCAGTACTTACATATTTaagaaaaattataattaaaaaaacccACCTCCACTTTTGTCTAAAGGTGGAAACAACAAAAACATGACAAATTCTCACATACACATTGCACTGTTAATCAAGCAATGGACTTGGCAGCCCAAGAGCCCATTGGTAATATGGAAGAACTTTAATAAGAATAAGTAAATTGGAGTCAGCCCGAATGAGCAACAAATCTAGGCATTGCTTCGTCTTCCCTTATGTGATGACTTCACTACTAAAATAGTCAAAATTATCAGATTTCTTCAAAATCCCTTAATCTTCAAGAATTTTCCTAAAATTGTGTAGGTAAAATTAATTTCCCCGAGAACTGCAGGTTTTGCATGAAACTTGTCACCCAGGCTGTTCTGTTCAGCATGGAGGAGGAAACAGGACAAGTAATTTAATGGCAGTAAGATCTGTAACTACATGCATGCAGTCTTAACTACAAACATAAGTGCAAAATGTGTTAAATACtcacattttctagcatccacacaGTCCTGGCTCTCCGAGTGTGTAGGAGTGGGAGGTCCCTCTCCCATGCTGGCAGGGCCACTAGTGTCCACTTTCAGTGGCTCTGTAGCACTACGCTGATTTGTGAGAAGCAGCACATTCTGCAAGCTCTGCAAGGTTTTCTGCTGCAAGACATCTGACTGTTCAAGAGCCTTGCCACCTGCAATCTGTGACAGTATTCGTGGTAGACTAACGAGGTTGCTAGGTGGGCCAGGAACATTGCAGGTTGGGGTTGGGGCCTGTGGTGGAGGTACTACTGCAGGTGGTTGTGACGACAACCTAGGTAGGACTGCAGCTAACAGTACAGGACCCTGTGAATGAGAAGGTGCTGAGCTTGCAGCAGCACTGGCAGAACCCGCATCTGGTGTATGACCATAGGATGCCTCAGATGTGGGTGTGCTGTCACCAGGAGATATGTCCATATCCTGTGCAGCCTGCTGCCCATCACCATCTTGCACTTGTGATGTTTGCTGCTGCGGCTGTTGTTGTGACTGTTGTGCCTGCTGTTGCTGtgattgttgctgctgctgctgttgctgctgtggtgGTGTTACTTGCTGCTGCACTTGTTGTGCAACCTGTTGCTgtgactgctgttgctgctgctgctggtgatggtggtggtgatgctggtggtggtgatggtggtggtggtgatggtgaggtggttgctgctgctgttgcacctGTTGCTGAGACTGGCTCTGAGGCACAGGTTGCTTTCGCAGTGCACGATCATCACCATCAACCACGATAGTTGGTGGAACCTGCAACTGCTGCTGTTGTGACTGTTGCTGTtgtggctgctgctgttgctgctgctggctaGCCCAGTAGGAATCACGCTTCTCCGGCTGTCTTTTGGAACTGCTGTCCCGTGAGTTACTCAGTGAAGTGCTTCGTGAGTTGGAATGTTTATCATGAGCTGGTGGGAGAAAAAGTGATCCCATTATATATACATGCATACTGCACTACAAAGTCTAGTTTAAATCATATTTTACATAAGTATCTAAAGGATTCTGCTTCATAATTTCAAGTTTTTATACTTAATAAACAAGTATAAATGAAATCATTTCTGTACATCTTTCAGTTAAAATCCTAGGCAACCTATGTTTAAAATATCACAGACAATTTAGAAATTATgtaaccttccttttattttagTGGCATTTTTGCTAGTTAAacttaaaaaaattttcataaaatgaagTGTTAAAATAGTGTGTCGAACCATATCTTGACACTTTATCCTTGCTTTTCCAATAAAGGAATCTCACCATGACTCATGAAAGGAAAGCAAGTTGTGAGCCCCACTTAGACAGCTCAATCAGTAAGAGCACTGCCAAATAAAATATTTAAGATTAAACTACATGGTACGCAAAAGTATAAACAGAAGTGTCATAAATAACTGTAATTGGCAATATCAGACAATTACATCACA
This DNA window, taken from Schistocerca piceifrons isolate TAMUIC-IGC-003096 chromosome 4, iqSchPice1.1, whole genome shotgun sequence, encodes the following:
- the LOC124794956 gene encoding WW domain-containing adapter protein with coiled-coil homolog isoform X2, yielding MVMHARKPQRISDGYFEKHQAHPYQNSKYSSSKSYDGRYNHERVRDSPNGNSYRSDSPDSQSPRDRNYQAKNSYLQKIREKERENRDYKSRDKYSDCARSPKDKRSRESRDSEHRTNHDRSSTEDKREERERIARVGDWSEHISSSGKKYYYNCKTEVSQWEKPREWIERERCREKTRESDRSYSSTSRSSHDKHSNSRSTSLSNSRDSSSKRQPEKRDSYWASQQQQQQQPQQQQSQQQQLQVPPTIVVDGDDRALRKQPVPQSQSQQQVQQQQQPPHHHHHHHHHHQHHHHHHQQQQQQQSQQQVAQQVQQQVTPPQQQQQQQQQSQQQQAQQSQQQPQQQTSQVQDGDGQQAAQDMDISPGDSTPTSEASYGHTPDAGSASAAASSAPSHSQGPVLLAAVLPRLSSQPPAVVPPPQAPTPTCNVPGPPSNLVSLPRILSQIAGGKALEQSDVLQQKTLQSLQNVLLLTNQRSATEPLKVDTSGPASMGEGPPTPTHSESQDCVDARKLASPPSNLSSLQNLGTVGSCSSLHALRPQGTHLTPSLLNHYRDDLVNHVRGWPADALEKQAQKLSEEGYTMGSLQCTRVSAELKTARSIVRLTEIQATLQEQRILFLRQQIETLEQLKSQNSFMSDDS